The Nitrospiraceae bacterium region CGATGCCATCGAGCTGGCGAAGCGGTCCGGCTACACGGCGATCATTTCGCATCGGTCCGGTGAAACCGAAGATACGACGATCGCCGACGTCGCGGTCGCGACCAATAGTGGCTTGATTAAGACAGGATCGCTTTCAAGAACAGATCGGGTAGCCAAGTACAATCAGTTGCTTCGGATCGAAGAAGAACTGGGATCGATGGCTCTCTTCCGTGGACTGGAGGCCGTCCCGGGGCGTTCCTGATGATGAGTGCGTGACGCATGATCATTAAGCAAAATCGTGGCCGCCAGTGGTTGGACTGGCAACGGCGCCTGGTGACGGTCGCTCACTATGTTGGGCTTGGCGCCTGTGCGCTCCTGTTAGCCGCCTTGTTTTTCGGTGAAATGGGGCTCCCTCGGTACCTCGCCATGCGGAATCATGCACAGCAGCTGGAACTGGATATTATGGAGTTACAACGGACCAACAGGGCTCTCCGCGCCGAGATCGACCGTCTCGAACGAGACCCGGTGAAGATTGAACAGCTTGCGAGAGAGCGTTTGGGACTGGTGCGGAAAGGCGAAACGGTCTATCAATTGGTTCCGGATTCACCACAGGAGCGGGCGCGCCCGTAGAAACATGAAATTCGGCACTGTTGCGATCATCGGGCGCTCGAATGTCGGCAAGTCGACGTTGCTCAACCGGCTGCTGCAGGAAAAGATTGCGATCGTCTCGGACAAGCCACAAACAACGAGGACGAGAATCTTAGGAGTAGTGCATGCTCCTGGCGCGCAGATTGCCCTGCTGGATACTCCCGGACTTCACAAGCCGCAGCATTTGTTGAATCGCCGGATGGTCAAGACGGCCGTCGAGACGCTCGAAGAGGCCGACGTGCTGTATGTATTGATGGAGGCGACAAGTCTGCCAGGGCCTGGCGACCTCCTTGTGATCGACCATCTAAAGGCCGCGCTGGCCAAGCGTCAACGGCCTGTGATTCTTGTCGTGAATAAGATCGATGCTGTCAATAAGTTGAAGCTCCTACCGGTGCTGGAGATGTATGCCAAACTTTTTGCCTGGACTGAAGTGATGCCGGTGTCTGCGGAGACGGGAGATAATGTCGAGCGGTTATTGGACGTGACGGTCACGCATCTCCCGGAAGGCGATGCGGCGTATGATGATGAGACGATTACGGATCAATCGATGCGGATGTTGGCAGCCGAGATGATTCGTGAGAAGATTCTCAAGCAAACGTACGAAGAAGTGCCTCATTCGGTCGCGGTTGAAATCGATCAGTTCATGGAGGAAGGGAAGTTGGTCAGGATCAACGCTTCAGTCTTCGTCGAGAAAGAATCCCATAAGGCGATCGTGATTGGACAGCAAGGAGAACGGCTGAAGACGGTGGGGACCGAGGCGCGACGGGATATGGAACGATTGCTCGGGAAGAAAGTGTTTCTGGAGATGTGGGTCAAGGTGCGAGAGGCATGGCGGGAAGACGAGCGGGCACTGATCGAACTGGGATATTAGCGAGCTGGTGATGCAACCGACGGAACGCATACCTGAGTCAAAACCGATCGAGCAGCGTCCTCGTCAAACGGAGAAGGACGCACTGCGCGAGGCCTTGCGTGACCAGGCAGAACGAGGCCAGACGAAGTCCGACATCGTCTTGCTCTCCGTACAACGGCTGCTGCGGCGCGGGGCCATTACAAATCTGGCCAAGATGCTGGGACGGATGCACCCCGCGGACATCGCCAAAGTCGTCGGTCACCTCTCCTCGCCAAAGGAAAAACGAGAGGTCTTTGAGCTGGTTCGCGGGGAGTCCAAACGCGGCCAGGTGCTCAGCGAGCTTGATGGCGACAGCATTATGCAGGTGCTGGCGGACCTGTTGCCTTCTGATGTCGCCTGGTTGTTGAAGGACCTCGGTCCCGACGACGTTGCCTATATTCTTGGCGTCCTTCCAGAAGATCGGGCGAAAGACATTCTCGCCTTGATGAAAACGGAGCACTCCACCGAAGTCGCCGATATTCTGAAGTATCCAAAAGACACGGCCGGCGGCATCATGACCACGGAGTTCTTCGCGCTTTCGGAGGATGCGACGGCCCAGGATGCCATCCGTCGTCTACAGCAGGCGACGGATGCGGAAATGGTTTTCTATATCTATGTCACTGATAAAGACGATCACTTGGTTGGTGTGCTGTCCCTCAGGCAACTGTTGACCGTTCCACCATCTACACCACTGAAAAACATCGCGACTCGCGATGTGATCAGCGTTACGGTGGATATGGACCAGGAAGAAGTCGCGCGCCAGGTGGCCAGTTACAACCTGTTGGCGATCCCCGTGGTGGATAAGGAAGGGACCCTCGTCGGTATCATCACAGTTGACGACGTTGTGGACGTCATCAGGGAAGAGGCGACGGAAGACATGCTCAAAATGGCTGGTGCGATCGAGGAGGAAGCGGTCTCGAAGTCCTCCAGTCTTTCCGCCGCCAAGGTTCGACTTCCCTGGCTGTTCACGAATTTGGTGGGCAGTCTGCTGTCGGGAGCCATCCTGTGGGAGTTCCGCTATACGATTCAAGAAGTCGTCGCCATCGTGAGTTTCATCCCGGTCATTGCCGCGATGGGCGGGAACGTCGGATTGCAATCGTCGACACTCATCATCCGCGGTCTGGCGACGGGTCTCGTCGAGTTGTCTGATGTCTGGACCGTGTTTTTCCGCGAGGTCAGAATCGGATTGCTGATGGGCGTGGCCTGCGGGATGATCCTCACCGCTGTCGGATGGATCTGGCATCAGGGGTTCCTGGGCGTGGTCGTCGGCATCTCATTGCTCACCGCATTTCTCGTATCGACGAGTATGGCCACGTTCATGCCGATTGTGTTGAAGCGGATGGGGATTGATCCGGCGGTGGCGGCCGGGCCTTTCGTTACGACGGCGAACGATATCACCGGTATTACCATCTACCTCACCCTCGCGACGGTGTTTATGGAATACCTCCGGTAATGCGTCGATCATCCATTGGTCATCAACCGAGAATGGTATGGTCTGAATCGGCAGCGATCACATGCCACTAATTAAGACCTTAGCCATCACGCTGAAAAGCCGAAAATGGGGTGATGCCGATAGGATTGTGACGTTCTATACGAGGTCTCTCGGGAAGATCCGTGGAATCGCTCGGGGAGCCAGACGGAAGAAAAGCCGATTCGGCGCGGCGCTTGAACCCTTGACGCTATCTCATCTCAATCTGTTCGAGAAATCGGGCGATTCCCTCTACAGAATTTCACAGGTTGATCTGTTGGAACCATTTGGGCGGTGTCGCGAGAATTTAACCGTGATGGCGGCGGCAGCTCGGATGGCTAATGTTGTGGCGGCTGTCACGCCGGAAGGGGATCCGGACCCGGAGTTGTTCGAAACGCTGGAGCAGGGGCTCCAATCCATGATGACAAGTTCAGATCCTGCGATGACAGCGCTGCTATTTCAGATTCGTCTGCTCGGATTAACAGGGTTCCGTCCCCAAACCGATCAGTGTGCGGCCTGCGGCAAGGCTCGTTTGGTCGGAGAACCTCAGTTTTCTCCGGTGTCCGGGGGACTGGTTTGTACAACTTGTGCCATGCATCAAGCAGCCCATTGCCTGCCACTTTCACGTGGGAGTCTTTCATTGTTGCAGCAAGCGTTGCGGCTTGCACCATCCGTCATCACACGCTTGAAAGCTGCGGGGCAAGTACGGGCCGAATTGGAAAATGCAATCGAGGGGTATGTAACCGTTGTTGCTGGGAAACGGCTGCCTCCTGTCGATTTTCTGATCGCCTCATCATGAGGTGTAGAATACTAATTAATGTGTGCGGGGCATGAGGCCTATGAAGATGACTGAGACGGTTCTTGAGCCCAGGGACATGGATTGGGTCGACAAAGGGGTGTTGGGCATTGAATGGAGCGACGGCCACAAGGCCGTCTATCCGGTGCGCTACCTCCGCCAGCACTGCCCTTGCGCAGCCTGTGTCGATGAATGGACGGGCCAGCGCCGGCTTCAGCCAGACGATGTGCCGCTCCTTATCATGCTTCAGGATATCGCACCAGTCG contains the following coding sequences:
- a CDS encoding septum formation initiator family protein, translating into MIIKQNRGRQWLDWQRRLVTVAHYVGLGACALLLAALFFGEMGLPRYLAMRNHAQQLELDIMELQRTNRALRAEIDRLERDPVKIEQLARERLGLVRKGETVYQLVPDSPQERARP
- the era gene encoding GTPase Era is translated as MKFGTVAIIGRSNVGKSTLLNRLLQEKIAIVSDKPQTTRTRILGVVHAPGAQIALLDTPGLHKPQHLLNRRMVKTAVETLEEADVLYVLMEATSLPGPGDLLVIDHLKAALAKRQRPVILVVNKIDAVNKLKLLPVLEMYAKLFAWTEVMPVSAETGDNVERLLDVTVTHLPEGDAAYDDETITDQSMRMLAAEMIREKILKQTYEEVPHSVAVEIDQFMEEGKLVRINASVFVEKESHKAIVIGQQGERLKTVGTEARRDMERLLGKKVFLEMWVKVREAWREDERALIELGY
- the mgtE gene encoding magnesium transporter: MQPTERIPESKPIEQRPRQTEKDALREALRDQAERGQTKSDIVLLSVQRLLRRGAITNLAKMLGRMHPADIAKVVGHLSSPKEKREVFELVRGESKRGQVLSELDGDSIMQVLADLLPSDVAWLLKDLGPDDVAYILGVLPEDRAKDILALMKTEHSTEVADILKYPKDTAGGIMTTEFFALSEDATAQDAIRRLQQATDAEMVFYIYVTDKDDHLVGVLSLRQLLTVPPSTPLKNIATRDVISVTVDMDQEEVARQVASYNLLAIPVVDKEGTLVGIITVDDVVDVIREEATEDMLKMAGAIEEEAVSKSSSLSAAKVRLPWLFTNLVGSLLSGAILWEFRYTIQEVVAIVSFIPVIAAMGGNVGLQSSTLIIRGLATGLVELSDVWTVFFREVRIGLLMGVACGMILTAVGWIWHQGFLGVVVGISLLTAFLVSTSMATFMPIVLKRMGIDPAVAAGPFVTTANDITGITIYLTLATVFMEYLR
- the recO gene encoding DNA repair protein RecO, encoding MPLIKTLAITLKSRKWGDADRIVTFYTRSLGKIRGIARGARRKKSRFGAALEPLTLSHLNLFEKSGDSLYRISQVDLLEPFGRCRENLTVMAAAARMANVVAAVTPEGDPDPELFETLEQGLQSMMTSSDPAMTALLFQIRLLGLTGFRPQTDQCAACGKARLVGEPQFSPVSGGLVCTTCAMHQAAHCLPLSRGSLSLLQQALRLAPSVITRLKAAGQVRAELENAIEGYVTVVAGKRLPPVDFLIASS
- a CDS encoding DUF971 domain-containing protein; this encodes MTETVLEPRDMDWVDKGVLGIEWSDGHKAVYPVRYLRQHCPCAACVDEWTGQRRLQPDDVPLLIMLQDIAPVGRYALQFTWSDGHDTGIYSYSLLRKLCQCDQCQPVKPVEPRSRRLL